One genomic window of Polyodon spathula isolate WHYD16114869_AA chromosome 8, ASM1765450v1, whole genome shotgun sequence includes the following:
- the si:dkey-178k16.1 gene encoding band 4.1-like protein 3 isoform X8, which produces MMTETGVEVEVKKTAEEPPQQQGAAVNTQDGSRPKQGNDGKLPEDQDLRGGEDVSEKTTPGKIPKSPQKSSKRLKTISFKVTLLDTSEYEGEIEKHSRGQALLDMVCEHLNLLEKDYFGLTFCDTDSQKNWLDPSKEIKKQMRTASWHFAFAVKFYPPDPSQLTEDITRYYLCLQLRDDILSGRLPCSFVTHALLGSYAVQAELGDFDPEEHSADYVSDFRFAPNQTRELEERVIELHRTYRGMTPAEAEISFLENAKKLSMYGVDLHHAKDSEGIDIMLGVCANGLLIYRDRLRINRFAWPKILKISYKRSNFYIKIRPGEYEQFESTIGFKLPNHRAAKRLWKVCIEHHTFFRLVSPEPPPKGFLVTGSKFRYSGRTQAQTRQASALIDRPAPTFERSASKRYLLSRSLDGEFSRPASVLGENREGVAQRSASERQRRRSGDEQEEEGSYRATSPTKIREFKKEDMEDESPADNKQELDQESTPQHKQEFQDKSEDVLLKHQASINELKRALKEPNSKLVHREKRLSATSQKYGGSTGTTPEKKPASGEEGREEPVATALEGFTQKTVLSSPEGSEEWVFIEKHISSQEELAVALKDKKEKSSAQDQEQAVDSLDRTEEENPTVVSSQEKTVQEMGGVQEGKDIMEDQDAAGETVAQETLDEKALTDEEAHSTQECGAESSKPQNLEKNLDDTVAVSQEGTQAQESLGESANEKLQDNKTQLTQDSGGVSVIEAESWVLETQDERQTDSVRVQKEPRPQSLNLGKPADLFYETEHPDTGEENKDLESDEETPPDKINSEGNESEEYSSDFQETMTVSSEPYLQMEEVERPKSPSSPEKQTSFLQDATEVQSKPKSEPPDSRPSLKQEETSPSKVKGNELASFLNEEEAKVGVDSGKSESNGDEKKTIAMTEEKYMSLIKTCSVLSVTEHSKDTEKTFFPDGEEIQKVEDEEKISHQADNRTDSTWSTGAAEGEEQMDLEPKQLETIELTVPTVAEEETSDKDFPVNDKSEKPEPLNKEKTEDSFTEEQSSEAEMKALKSHESSRDQVEEGTVIIFPETDIRCEADGEEAKEDWSSKLTEPGAKESKKVGDGEYKKGHLELKPDEGDSQITALGNKSQGAGSESNQDHSGKNDSSLCESKSNELIPDSRKLDEETSGFHVPAPNLVAVAILTTQESKQKASDQHSHDKPEEHAGKSTHGTEEMEKGETGETVDVGKDCAESEQKNELGEQADKKAQDTQCSDTKTKTARTDVPEVPAKPVKRQGPAVPPRPSRTAPKYPGPEVAKRKHVEPLATPAIHEEALDESQKGSSTFPCSHLSSVVTSIQTQVSALAVVSSSLL; this is translated from the exons ATGATGACGGAGACGGgcgtggaggtggaggtgaaaaAAACGGCAGAGGAGCCTCCTCAGCAGCAGGGGGCAGCGGTGAACACGCAGGACGGCAGTAGACCCAAGCAG GGTAATGACGGAAAGCTACCTGAAGACCAGGATTTGAGGGGTGGGGAGGATGTCTCAGAGAAGACCACCCCCGGCAAGATCCCCAAATCCCCCCAGAAATCCTCCAAGAGACTAAAGACCATCTCCTTTAAAGTGACCCTACTGGACACCTCTGAGTACGAGGGTGAGATCGAG aAGCACAGCCGAGGACAAGCTCTCCTTGACATGGTGTGTGAGCACCTCAACCTTTTGGAGAAGGATTACTTCGGATTGACGTTCTGCGACACGGACAGTCAGAAG AACTGGCTGGACCCTTCAAAGGAGATCAAGAAACAGATGCGCA CTGCCTCGTGGCATTTTGCCTTTGCGGTCAAGTTCTATCCACCAGACCCATCCCAGCTAACCGAGGACATCACCAG GTATTATTTGTGCCTGCAGCTCCGGGATGATATCCTGTCGGGCCGGCTGCCCTGCTCCTTCGTCACGCACGCTCTTCTGGGCTCGTACGCCGTGCAGGCTGAGCTCGGAGACTTTGACCCAGAGGAGCACAGTGCCGACTACGTCAGTGACTTCCGCTTTGCCCCGAACCAGACCCGtgagctggaggagagggtgaTCGAGCTGCACCGCACCTACAG ggggaTGACGCCCGCAGAGGCTGAAATCAGCTTTCTTGAAAATGCGAAGAAGCTCTCGATGTACGGAGTGGACCTGCACCATGCCAAG GACTCTGAAGGGATTGACATCATGCTGGGGGTCTGTGCCAATGGGCTGCTCATCTATCGGGACCGACTGAGGATCAATCGCTTCGCCTGGCCCAAGATCCTCAAGATCTCCTACAAGAGGAGCAACTTCTACATCAAGATCCGGCCCGGAGAG TATGAGCAGTTTGAGAGCACCATCGGCTTCAAGCTACCAAACCATCGGGCTGCCAAGCGTCTCTGGAAGGTCTGCATCGAGCACCACACCTTCTTTAG gctggTGTCCCCCGAGCCACCTCCCAAAGGATTCCTGGTAACGGGCTCCAAGTTCCGATACAGCGGGCGGACACAGGCTCAAACGCGGCAGGCCAGCGCACTCATCGACAGGCCGGCCCCTACATTCGAGAGGTCAGCCAGCAAGAGGTACCTGCTGTCCCGCAGCCTGGATGGAG AGTTCTCCCGCCCAGCCTCCGTCCTCGGAGAGAACCGCGAGGGAGTGGCGCAGCGCAGCGCCAGTGAGAGGCAGCGGAGACGATCGGGAGACGAGCAGGAAGAGGAGGGTTCCTACAGAGCCACCTCGCCCACCAAGATCAGGGAGTTCAAG AAGGAGGATATGGAGGACGAGTCGCCAGCTGACAATAAGCAGGAG TTGGATCAGGAATCCACCCCCCAACACAAACAGGAG TTCCAGGACAAGTCAGAGGATGTGTTGCTGAAGCACCAGGCCAGCATCAACGAGCTGAAGAGAGCCTTGAAGGAACCCAACAGCAAGCTGGTCCACCGGGAAAAACGGCTTTCCGCCACCTCCCAGAAATATGGGGGCTCGACCGGGACCACGCCAGAGAAGAAGCCT GCGTCGGGagaagaggggagggaggagcCTGTAGCCACTGCTCTAGAAGGCTTCACCCAGAAGACTGTGCTATCTTCACCTGAG GGCTCTGAGGAGTGGGTATTTATTGAAAAGCATATCTCCAGCCAAGAGGAGCTGGCTGTTGCATTGAAAGATAAGAAGGAAAAGTCTTCTGCTCAGGATCAGGAGCAAGCTGTAGACTCCCTAGACAGAACAGAGGAGGAAAACCCTACTGTGGTAAGCTCACAGGAGAAGACTGTTCAAGAAATGGGAGGTGTTCAAGAGGGGAAGGATATAATGGAGGACCAGGATGCTGCAGGAGAGACAGTGGCTCAGGAAACTTTGGATGAGAAAGCACTGACCGATGAAGAAGCCCATTCAACACAAGAATGTGGAGCAGAATCATCCAAACCACAGAATCTTGAAAAAAATTTAGATGACACTGTAGCTGTCTCTCAAGAGGGAACTCAAGCCCAAGAATCTTTGGGTGAATCTGCAAATGAGAAATTGCAAGACAATAAGACACAGCTAACTCAGGACTCTGGAGGTGTTTCTGTAATAGAGGCTGAATCCTGGGTCTTAGAAACCCAAGATGAACGACAGACTGACTCTGTTAGAGTCCAGAAGGAACCGAGACCACAAAGCCTCAACCTTGGGAAGCCTGCAGACCTGTTTTATGAGACAGAGCATCCAGACACTGGAGAGGAAAATAAGGATTTGGAGAGTGATGAAGAAACACCACCagataaaataaacagtgaaggAAATGAATCTGAAGAATATAGTTCAGACTTTCAGGAGACAATGACTGTTTCATCAGAACCATACTTGCAAATGGAAGAAGTAGAGAGACCAAAGTCACCTTCTTCCCCAGAAAAGCAGACTTCCTTCCTCCAAGATGCAACAGAGGTGCAATCAAAACCAAAATCAGAACCTCCAGATTCTAGGCCATCCTTAAAGCAAGAAGAGACAAGCCCTAGTAAAGTTAAAGGGAATGAACTAGCTTCCTTTCTGAATGAGGAGGAAGCAAAAGTAGGAGTTGACAGTGGAAAATCTGAAAGTAATGGAGATGAGAAAAAGACAATTGCCATGACAGAGGAAAAATACATGtctttaattaaaacatgctCAGTTCTGAGTGTGACAGAACACTCCAAAGACACAGAGAAAACATTTTTTCCAGATGGGGAAGAAATCCAAAAAGTAGAGGACGAAGAGAAGATTAGTCACCAAGCAGACAATAGAACAGACTCAACCTGGTCTACAGGAGCTGCTGAGGGAGAGGAGCAAATGGATCTTGAGCCAAAGCAACTAGAAACAATTGAACTGACTGTGCCTACAGTAGCTGAGGAAGAAACATCAGACAAAGACTTTCCTGTAAACGATAAATCTGAGAAGCCAGAGCCtctgaacaaagaaaaaacagaagaCTCCTTCACAGAGGAACAGTCTTCTGAAGCTGAAATGAAAGCACTCAAAAGTCATGAGAGTTCTAGAGACCAGGTAGAAGAGGGCACAGTCATCATATTTCCAGAGACAGACATAAGGTGTGAAGCTGATGGTGAGGAGGCAAAGGAAGACTGGTCTTCCAAACTCACAGAACCAGGAGCAAAAGAATCCAAAAAAGTAGGAGATGGTGAATATAAGAAAGGACACTTGGAATTAAAACCAGATGAGGGCGACAGTCAGATTACTGCCCTGGGAAATAAGAGCCAGGGAGCAGGTTCAGAAAGCAATCAGGACCATTCTGGAAAGAACGATTCAAGTTTGTGTGAAAGCAAATCAAACGAGTTGATACCAGATAGCAGGAAGCTAGACGAGGAGACATCTGGTTTTCACGTACCTGCCCCAAATCTAGTTGCTGTTGCCATCCTAACCACTCAGGAAAGCAAACAGAAGGCTAGCGACCAACATAGTCATGACAAACCTGAGGAACATGCTGGCAAGTCAACCCATGGGACTGAAGAAATGGAGAAAGGGGAGACTGGAGAGACCGTGGATGTGGGGAAGGATTGTGCAGAATctgaacaaaaaaatgaattgggTGAACAGGCTGACAAAAAAGCACAGGACACCCAGTGCTCAGACACCAAGACCAAGACAGCCCGTACAGATGTGCCAGAGGTTCCGGCAAAACCAGTAAAGCGCCAGGGGCCTGCCGTGCCCCCCAGACCCAGCCGAACTGCCCCTAAGTACCCTGGCCCGGAAGTGGCAAAGAGGAAACACGTG GAGCCCCTCGCCACACCCGCCATTCATGAAGAAGCGCTTGACGAATCACAG AAGGGGTCCTCCACCTTTCCCTGTTCCCATCTCTCATCCGTGGTCACCTCCATCCAGACCCAGGTTTCTGCCCTGGCGGTGGTGTCCAGCAGTCTACTGTGA
- the si:dkey-178k16.1 gene encoding band 4.1-like protein 1 isoform X6, producing the protein MMTETGVEVEVKKTAEEPPQQQGAAVNTQDGSRPKQGNDGKLPEDQDLRGGEDVSEKTTPGKIPKSPQKSSKRLKTISFKVTLLDTSEYEGEIEKHSRGQALLDMVCEHLNLLEKDYFGLTFCDTDSQKNWLDPSKEIKKQMRTASWHFAFAVKFYPPDPSQLTEDITRYYLCLQLRDDILSGRLPCSFVTHALLGSYAVQAELGDFDPEEHSADYVSDFRFAPNQTRELEERVIELHRTYRGMTPAEAEISFLENAKKLSMYGVDLHHAKDSEGIDIMLGVCANGLLIYRDRLRINRFAWPKILKISYKRSNFYIKIRPGEYEQFESTIGFKLPNHRAAKRLWKVCIEHHTFFRLVSPEPPPKGFLVTGSKFRYSGRTQAQTRQASALIDRPAPTFERSASKRYLLSRSLDGEFSRPASVLGENREGVAQRSASERQRRRSGDEQEEEGSYRATSPTKIREFKKEDMEDESPADNKQELDQESTPQHKQEFQDKSEDVLLKHQASINELKRALKEPNSKLVHREKRLSATSQKYGGSTGTTPEKKPASGEEGREEPVATALEGFTQKTVLSSPEGSEEWVFIEKHISSQEELAVALKDKKEKSSAQDQEQAVDSLDRTEEENPTVVSSQEKTVQEMGGVQEGKDIMEDQDAAGETVAQETLDEKALTDEEAHSTQECGAESSKPQNLEKNLDDTVAVSQEGTQAQESLGESANEKLQDNKTQLTQDSGGVSVIEAESWVLETQDERQTDSVRVQKEPRPQSLNLGKPADLFYETEHPDTGEENKDLESDEETPPDKINSEGNESEEYSSDFQETMTVSSEPYLQMEEVERPKSPSSPEKQTSFLQDATEVQSKPKSEPPDSRPSLKQEETSPSKVKGNELASFLNEEEAKVGVDSGKSESNGDEKKTIAMTEEKYMSLIKTCSVLSVTEHSKDTEKTFFPDGEEIQKVEDEEKISHQADNRTDSTWSTGAAEGEEQMDLEPKQLETIELTVPTVAEEETSDKDFPVNDKSEKPEPLNKEKTEDSFTEEQSSEAEMKALKSHESSRDQVEEGTVIIFPETDIRCEADGEEAKEDWSSKLTEPGAKESKKVGDGEYKKGHLELKPDEGDSQITALGNKSQGAGSESNQDHSGKNDSSLCESKSNELIPDSRKLDEETSGFHVPAPNLVAVAILTTQESKQKASDQHSHDKPEEHAGKSTHGTEEMEKGETGETVDVGKDCAESEQKNELGEQADKKAQDTQCSDTKTKTARTDVPEVPAKPVKRQGPAVPPRPSRTAPKYPGPEVAKRKHVEPLATPAIHEEALDESQPPDTKNKTTVVSTAPSLKKTDAKAEEPSTEASVVSQTKTTITEATEQVMGNSCTGKETATVSRTVTTLAAAVSPNHSIVTGEEAPPSPQSAPPETSSPVKTGTLGRAVGTVTTETVSSATTTHITKTVKGGFSETRIEKRIIITGDDDVDQDQALAMAIQEAKQQHPDMLVTKAVVVRETESSSLEKHRKSQS; encoded by the exons ATGATGACGGAGACGGgcgtggaggtggaggtgaaaaAAACGGCAGAGGAGCCTCCTCAGCAGCAGGGGGCAGCGGTGAACACGCAGGACGGCAGTAGACCCAAGCAG GGTAATGACGGAAAGCTACCTGAAGACCAGGATTTGAGGGGTGGGGAGGATGTCTCAGAGAAGACCACCCCCGGCAAGATCCCCAAATCCCCCCAGAAATCCTCCAAGAGACTAAAGACCATCTCCTTTAAAGTGACCCTACTGGACACCTCTGAGTACGAGGGTGAGATCGAG aAGCACAGCCGAGGACAAGCTCTCCTTGACATGGTGTGTGAGCACCTCAACCTTTTGGAGAAGGATTACTTCGGATTGACGTTCTGCGACACGGACAGTCAGAAG AACTGGCTGGACCCTTCAAAGGAGATCAAGAAACAGATGCGCA CTGCCTCGTGGCATTTTGCCTTTGCGGTCAAGTTCTATCCACCAGACCCATCCCAGCTAACCGAGGACATCACCAG GTATTATTTGTGCCTGCAGCTCCGGGATGATATCCTGTCGGGCCGGCTGCCCTGCTCCTTCGTCACGCACGCTCTTCTGGGCTCGTACGCCGTGCAGGCTGAGCTCGGAGACTTTGACCCAGAGGAGCACAGTGCCGACTACGTCAGTGACTTCCGCTTTGCCCCGAACCAGACCCGtgagctggaggagagggtgaTCGAGCTGCACCGCACCTACAG ggggaTGACGCCCGCAGAGGCTGAAATCAGCTTTCTTGAAAATGCGAAGAAGCTCTCGATGTACGGAGTGGACCTGCACCATGCCAAG GACTCTGAAGGGATTGACATCATGCTGGGGGTCTGTGCCAATGGGCTGCTCATCTATCGGGACCGACTGAGGATCAATCGCTTCGCCTGGCCCAAGATCCTCAAGATCTCCTACAAGAGGAGCAACTTCTACATCAAGATCCGGCCCGGAGAG TATGAGCAGTTTGAGAGCACCATCGGCTTCAAGCTACCAAACCATCGGGCTGCCAAGCGTCTCTGGAAGGTCTGCATCGAGCACCACACCTTCTTTAG gctggTGTCCCCCGAGCCACCTCCCAAAGGATTCCTGGTAACGGGCTCCAAGTTCCGATACAGCGGGCGGACACAGGCTCAAACGCGGCAGGCCAGCGCACTCATCGACAGGCCGGCCCCTACATTCGAGAGGTCAGCCAGCAAGAGGTACCTGCTGTCCCGCAGCCTGGATGGAG AGTTCTCCCGCCCAGCCTCCGTCCTCGGAGAGAACCGCGAGGGAGTGGCGCAGCGCAGCGCCAGTGAGAGGCAGCGGAGACGATCGGGAGACGAGCAGGAAGAGGAGGGTTCCTACAGAGCCACCTCGCCCACCAAGATCAGGGAGTTCAAG AAGGAGGATATGGAGGACGAGTCGCCAGCTGACAATAAGCAGGAG TTGGATCAGGAATCCACCCCCCAACACAAACAGGAG TTCCAGGACAAGTCAGAGGATGTGTTGCTGAAGCACCAGGCCAGCATCAACGAGCTGAAGAGAGCCTTGAAGGAACCCAACAGCAAGCTGGTCCACCGGGAAAAACGGCTTTCCGCCACCTCCCAGAAATATGGGGGCTCGACCGGGACCACGCCAGAGAAGAAGCCT GCGTCGGGagaagaggggagggaggagcCTGTAGCCACTGCTCTAGAAGGCTTCACCCAGAAGACTGTGCTATCTTCACCTGAG GGCTCTGAGGAGTGGGTATTTATTGAAAAGCATATCTCCAGCCAAGAGGAGCTGGCTGTTGCATTGAAAGATAAGAAGGAAAAGTCTTCTGCTCAGGATCAGGAGCAAGCTGTAGACTCCCTAGACAGAACAGAGGAGGAAAACCCTACTGTGGTAAGCTCACAGGAGAAGACTGTTCAAGAAATGGGAGGTGTTCAAGAGGGGAAGGATATAATGGAGGACCAGGATGCTGCAGGAGAGACAGTGGCTCAGGAAACTTTGGATGAGAAAGCACTGACCGATGAAGAAGCCCATTCAACACAAGAATGTGGAGCAGAATCATCCAAACCACAGAATCTTGAAAAAAATTTAGATGACACTGTAGCTGTCTCTCAAGAGGGAACTCAAGCCCAAGAATCTTTGGGTGAATCTGCAAATGAGAAATTGCAAGACAATAAGACACAGCTAACTCAGGACTCTGGAGGTGTTTCTGTAATAGAGGCTGAATCCTGGGTCTTAGAAACCCAAGATGAACGACAGACTGACTCTGTTAGAGTCCAGAAGGAACCGAGACCACAAAGCCTCAACCTTGGGAAGCCTGCAGACCTGTTTTATGAGACAGAGCATCCAGACACTGGAGAGGAAAATAAGGATTTGGAGAGTGATGAAGAAACACCACCagataaaataaacagtgaaggAAATGAATCTGAAGAATATAGTTCAGACTTTCAGGAGACAATGACTGTTTCATCAGAACCATACTTGCAAATGGAAGAAGTAGAGAGACCAAAGTCACCTTCTTCCCCAGAAAAGCAGACTTCCTTCCTCCAAGATGCAACAGAGGTGCAATCAAAACCAAAATCAGAACCTCCAGATTCTAGGCCATCCTTAAAGCAAGAAGAGACAAGCCCTAGTAAAGTTAAAGGGAATGAACTAGCTTCCTTTCTGAATGAGGAGGAAGCAAAAGTAGGAGTTGACAGTGGAAAATCTGAAAGTAATGGAGATGAGAAAAAGACAATTGCCATGACAGAGGAAAAATACATGtctttaattaaaacatgctCAGTTCTGAGTGTGACAGAACACTCCAAAGACACAGAGAAAACATTTTTTCCAGATGGGGAAGAAATCCAAAAAGTAGAGGACGAAGAGAAGATTAGTCACCAAGCAGACAATAGAACAGACTCAACCTGGTCTACAGGAGCTGCTGAGGGAGAGGAGCAAATGGATCTTGAGCCAAAGCAACTAGAAACAATTGAACTGACTGTGCCTACAGTAGCTGAGGAAGAAACATCAGACAAAGACTTTCCTGTAAACGATAAATCTGAGAAGCCAGAGCCtctgaacaaagaaaaaacagaagaCTCCTTCACAGAGGAACAGTCTTCTGAAGCTGAAATGAAAGCACTCAAAAGTCATGAGAGTTCTAGAGACCAGGTAGAAGAGGGCACAGTCATCATATTTCCAGAGACAGACATAAGGTGTGAAGCTGATGGTGAGGAGGCAAAGGAAGACTGGTCTTCCAAACTCACAGAACCAGGAGCAAAAGAATCCAAAAAAGTAGGAGATGGTGAATATAAGAAAGGACACTTGGAATTAAAACCAGATGAGGGCGACAGTCAGATTACTGCCCTGGGAAATAAGAGCCAGGGAGCAGGTTCAGAAAGCAATCAGGACCATTCTGGAAAGAACGATTCAAGTTTGTGTGAAAGCAAATCAAACGAGTTGATACCAGATAGCAGGAAGCTAGACGAGGAGACATCTGGTTTTCACGTACCTGCCCCAAATCTAGTTGCTGTTGCCATCCTAACCACTCAGGAAAGCAAACAGAAGGCTAGCGACCAACATAGTCATGACAAACCTGAGGAACATGCTGGCAAGTCAACCCATGGGACTGAAGAAATGGAGAAAGGGGAGACTGGAGAGACCGTGGATGTGGGGAAGGATTGTGCAGAATctgaacaaaaaaatgaattgggTGAACAGGCTGACAAAAAAGCACAGGACACCCAGTGCTCAGACACCAAGACCAAGACAGCCCGTACAGATGTGCCAGAGGTTCCGGCAAAACCAGTAAAGCGCCAGGGGCCTGCCGTGCCCCCCAGACCCAGCCGAACTGCCCCTAAGTACCCTGGCCCGGAAGTGGCAAAGAGGAAACACGTG GAGCCCCTCGCCACACCCGCCATTCATGAAGAAGCGCTTGACGAATCACAG CCACCAGACACTAAGAACAAAACTACGGTTGTGAGCACTGCGCCGTCCCTCAAAAAGACAGATGCCAAAGCTGAAGAGCCTTCTACTGAAGCCTCCGTTGTATCCCAAACCAAGACTACAATAACAGAGGCAACTGAGCAG GTGATGGGGAATAGCTGCACTGGCAAGGAAACCGCGACAGTCTCCCGGACAGTCACAACACTGGCAGCGGCGGTGTCACCG AATCACAGCATCGTCACTGGAGAAGAGGCTCCTCCCAGCCCCCAGTCTGCGCCCCCCGAGACCAGCTCGCCT GTGAAAACTGGTACCCTTGGGAGGGCGGTGGGAACTGTCACCACGGAAACTGTTTCCTCAGCAACCACTACACACATTACAAAG ACAGTGAAAGGCGGGTTCTCCGAGACCAGGATTGAGAAGAGGATTATCATCACTGGAGATGACGATGTGGATCAAGACCAG GCACTCGCCATGGCAATTCAGGAGGCCAAGCAGCAACACCCAGACATGCTGGTTACCAAGGCAGTGGTTGTCAGGGAAACAGAATCCTCTTCGTTGGAGAAACACAGGAAATCACAG TCCTGA